In the Dryobates pubescens isolate bDryPub1 chromosome 21, bDryPub1.pri, whole genome shotgun sequence genome, one interval contains:
- the ARF1 gene encoding ADP-ribosylation factor 1, producing the protein MGNIFANLFKGLFGKKEMRILMVGLDAAGKTTILYKLKLGEIVTTIPTIGFNVETVEYKNISFTVWDVGGQDKIRPLWRHYFQNTQGLIFVVDSNDRERVNEAREELMRMLAEDELRDAVLLVFANKQDLPNAMNAAEITDKLGLHSLRHRNWYIQATCATSGDGLYEGLDWLSNQLRNQK; encoded by the exons ATGGGCAATATTTTTGCAAACCTCTTCAAAGGCCTTTTTGGCAAAAAAGAAATGAGGATCctaatggttgggctggatgctgcagggaaGACTACTATTTTGTACAAACTTAAACTGGGTGAAATAGTAACTACTATTCCTACTATAG GTTTCAATGTGGAAACAGTAGAATACAAGAACATTAGCTTCACAGTCTGGGATGTAGGTGGTCAGGATAAGATCAGACCACTCTGGCGCCACTATTTCCAGAATACACAAG GTCTCATTTTTGTGGTTGACAGTAATGACAGAGAACGTGTGAACGAGGCCAGAGAAGAGCTTATGAGAATGTTGGCAGAAGATGAGCTTAGAGATGCTGTTTTATTAGTGTTTGCTAACAAACAG gaccTGCCCAACGCGATGAATGCAGCAGAAATCACGGACAAACTGGGACTGCATTCTCTCCGTCACAGGAACTGGTACATCCAGGCCACCTGTGCCACGAGCGGGGACGGGCTCTATGAAGGACTGGACTGGTTGTCCAATCAGCTCCGAAACCAGAAATGA
- the LOC104298100 gene encoding ADP-ribosylation factor 1-like has translation MGNIFANLFKGLFGKKDIKLLMVGLDAGGKTTILYQLKLGETVTTVPTVGFNVETVEHKNISFTVWDVCSQDKIRPLWRHYYPDTQGLIFVVDSNDRERLSEARYELMRVLEDDELRDAVLLVLANKQDLPNAMNAAEITDKLGLHSLRHRNWYIQATCATSGDGLYEGLDWLSNQLQNQK, from the exons ATGGGAAATATTTTTGCAAACCTCTTCAAAGGCCTTTTTGGCAAAAAGGATATCAAGTTgctgatggttgggctggatgctggaGGGAAGACTACTATTTTGTACCAGCTGAAACTTGGTGAAACAGTAACTACTGTTCCTACTGTAG GTTTCAATGTGGAAACAGTAGAACACAAGAACATTAGCTTCACAGTCTGGGATGTCTGTTCTCAGGATAAGATCAGACCACTCTGGCGCCACTATTACCCGGATACACAAG GTCTCATTTTTGTGGTTGACAGTAATGACAGAGAGCGACTGAGCGAGGCCAGATATGAGCTCATGAGAGTGTTGGAAGATGATGAGCTGAGGGATGCTGTTTTATTAGTGCTTGCTAACAAACAG gaccTGCCCAACGCGATGAATGCAGCAGAAATCACGGACAAACTGGGACTGCATTCTCTCCGTCACAGGAACTGGTACATCCAGGCCACCTGTGCCACGAGCGGGGACGGGCTCTATGAAGGACTGGACTGGTTGTCcaatcagctccaaaaccagaaaTGA